The window ATGATGACCGTGGCCATCATGACGATGACAACGATGATCATTGCGTAAACTGGGATTCATTGGATATTGTACCAGGTGTGTACGACCTGCTTTCTTTACGCAACGGTGTTGATACTTTACTGGCCAGTGGTATTATACCTGAGGGTAAGATCAAAAAGATCAAGATTGAGCTGGGTACTAATAACTCCCTGGTGAAAGACAGTGTTACTTATCCGCTGAACCTTTTCCCCGGTACCCAGGCTACGATTGTGCTGAAGCTGAAAGGCGGGGAATGGGATGAGTTCCTGCCGGGCCGCAGCCAGTTATGGCTTGACTTTGATGTATCAAGGTCTATTATCGCGGTAAGGGGTAAGTTCCTGCTGTGGCCGGTGATTAAGGTGTTTACGGTAAAAACTACCGGCAGCCTGGAAGGCAAAGTACTGCCTAAAGACGCCTATCCTGTCATCAGTGTGTACAATGCGACGGATACGGGTTATGCGATTCCCTGGCACAATGGCGAGTTCAAGGTGCGTGGGCTGAAGGAGGGCACTTATGATGTATTTGTTAATGCCTCCAATGGCTACCAGGATACTACGATCACCGGGGTAGAGATCATCCGGAACAAGGAGACTGATCTGCCGGCGATCACCTTGCATAAATAGTAACAATTACCATTAGATCAGATACCAATTGAAGAAGGTGGGGCTGTTTTCAGCTCCACTTTTTTATGGATAAGCCCGTAACTTTGCGACTTAAGGATTTGTATGCTGATTTATAAAGAGTTTACATTCGATTCTGCCCACTATTTGCCCAATGTGCCCGATGGCCATAAATGCAAGGAGATGCATGGGCATACTTACCGCCTGCGGATCTGGATCAAGGGGCAGCCCGATAAGCACCTGGGCTGGGTCATGGATTTTGCCGTGCTGAAGGGCATTGTAAAGCCGGTGGTAGCTGAACTGGACCACAAATGCATGAATAATGTAGCCGGGCTGGAGAACCCAACCTGTGAACTGATTGCGGTATGGATCTGGAACCGGCTGAAGCCCTTTCTGCCTGAAATGGACCACCTGGAGTTGCATGAAACGCCTACTTCCGGCGTAATTTATAACGGGGAATAGCTCTGAGGTCTGAGGTTTGAAGTCCGAAGATCCCTGCATTACTTGGGGTTCAGTCTGAAGTAGTTGTCCAGCGACAGGGGGCCTCCGCCTTCTACGAGGAAGAATACCAGCAACAAAAAGATGATGGTTGTAAAGGGCAGTTCGGCGCCTGAAGCGAAGATGCCATATTCATTGGCCAGGATAATGATGGCGGCCACCAGAATGGGTATCTGGAGCAGTACGGCCCAGCGGGTGAGCAGCCCGATGATGATGAGGACCCCACCCAGCAGGTGCGCCCAGGTAATGATGATGATGATCGCATCGGCAGAAGAGCTGAAGATGGTATTATACAGCAGTTGATGGGTGTGGACGGAGTTAAACATGAAGGAGATGCCTTTGTAGATGAGGCAAAGTCCCAGTGCGACCCGTATTACTACCAGCCAGCGGGGATGATGCACAAGGCTCCAGTTGTGGATTTGTTGAAGCGTACCCATGGCAGATGATTTTAAAGAACAAATGAATGCTATCTCTATAAAGTTACGCCTATTATCAGGTTAATGCTTGCATCAGGGATTAATTTTGCGGCCTGTGCCGGGCCTGTTTTAGCAAGGTGTTATGCATGTGTGCGGTATCCGAAAGCGACTTATACACGCTTACATACTATTTTTATTGATGGCACGTTTTTAGTGTTACGTATATTGCAATCTTCTATGAACCAAACACAAAAGGCAGTAGCTGCCCAATCTTCCCTTAAAATGTTTTTCACTATGAACAGAAAGACCTGGCTCCAGGCTGCCGCATTGAATGCTTCTGCGGTTGTATGTATTGCTTTATTTAGCAATTGCGGGTCCAGCTCTGCTGAGACAGCGGCCATTGCCCAAAATTCCACGGACACTTCGGAGAAAAAGACGCCTGCCGGACAGGAGGCGCCAGCCACCATACTGGATACAGCCTGGTATGATGCCAGCACGAAGCTGATGGTAAATGGTGATTCAACCGGCAAATGGCCGGTAAAGGCGGATTACCCGTTGCCCGGCGCTATCCTGCCCATGAAGCGTGTACTGGCCTATTATGGCAACCTGTATTCCAAGCAGATGGGCATTTTGGGCGAACTGCCTGAGCAACAGATGCTGGAAAAGCTCCAGGGGGAAGTGAAACGCTGGCAGGCTGCTGACACTTCAGTAGAAGTGGTGCCGGCGCTGCATTATATCGCCGTTACTGCACAGGGAAGCCCGGGCGCTGCCGGTAAGTACCGCCTGCGGATGCCTTTTAAGGAGATCGATAAGGTATTGGCGATGGCAACAAAGATCAACGCACTGGTATTCATTGATATACAGGTGGGATTGGGAACGGTGCAGGAAGAAGTGCCCCAACTGGAGAAGTATTTTAAGATGCCGCATGTGCATTTTGGTATTGATCCTGAGTTTTCTATGAAAACGGGCGCCAAGCCAGGCTCTGTGATCGGCAGCTTTGATGCGGCTGACATTAATTACGTGACGAACTACCTGGCAAAGATTGTAAAGGAGAATAACCTGCCTCCCAAGATGCTGGTGATACACCGCTTCACCCAGGCGATGGTTACGAATTATAAGCAGATCAAGATACAGCCCGAAGTACAGATCGTGATGGATATGGACGGATGGGGTGCCAAGGCCAGGAAGATCACTACTTACAAGTCATTTATTCATAGAGAACCTGTTCAGTTTACCGGATTCAAACTGTTTTATAAGAACGATTTCCGGGAACCGGGCAGCCGTATTATGACGCCGGAAGAGGTACTGAGCCTGAAGCCGAAGCCGATGTATATACAGTATCAGTAGACGGCAGTCGGCAATCGGCAGTGGTGGATGGGTTTTGGAAAGTAGTTACTGGTTTAAACTGCTGAATGTTTAAATAAAATGAAATGGCCTTGCAAGGTGTTATTCCTGCAAGGCCATTTTGCTTTTATAAGATTGTTAGAAGCCTTGTTGTTTTGCTTTGTTGCCGAACCAGTTTTTGCGGAACTGCAACTGTTCGGCTGTAGGTGTCTGACCTTCTTTTTCTAAGGTTGTGAGGCTATAGTAGGGGCTCCCTGCCAGCGTAAGGGTGGCTGTTTTGTCCTCGCCCCGGTGCTGGTATTCTATCTTGATCGCATCGCCGGGCTTATGCTCTTTCAGTATGGATTCTACATCACTTTGCTTTTTCACCGGCTTACCATCCAGCGATAGTAGCTGATCGTCTATATCCAGGCCTGCATTGTAGAGTGGTGTGCCGATGATGGTGTTGGAGGCAATGGAGAGGCTGGCGCCTTCCTTGTATTGCACGTTGCCTATCCAGGCTTTGCCTTCATTGGGCTTTTTTAATACCAGTCCTGCTTTTTCCAGCAGTGGCTTGTAGTTAAAGGATTCATGGCCGGTTATGTACCTGGCGAAGAAGTCTTCTGCAAATTTCTTGTCGCCGGTAAGGTCGGCCAATACATTTTCCAGTCCGCTGATGGTATAGGCGTCTTCTGTTTTACCAAATTTCTTCCAGAGAGCTGTCATGTAGCTGTCGAGCGTGAGGTTATTGAACCGGGTGCGTAGTTCCAGCTCCAGGGCCAGGGCGATGGCGCCTCCATAGGGATAGTAGGAGGTATACATGTTGCCATAGTTGCTTTTGTCAATGGCTACGCCGGCATCTACAAATACGGCATGACGGCTCATTTCTGCCGGGGAAAATCTTTTGGCGCCGGCTGTATTTTCCTTGGTATTGATGAGGCCGGCGAGGGAAGGCAGGAACTCGTCTACAGTCTGGAAGCCGGAGCGGGTGATGAGCAGGTCGCCATAGTATTGGGTAAAGCCTTCGGCACACCACAATTCATTGCTCATGTTGCTTTTCTCGAAGTTGAAAGGTTCCAGTGTTTTAGGGCGTATACGCTCTACGTTCCAGCAGTGGAAGAACTCATGGGAGAAAACATCGAGCAGGTAGTTGTTGCCGTCAAAGCCGGCAGGGATGCTGATCATGGTAGAGTTGCGGTGTTCCATACCGTCGCCCTTTACCCAGGGATTGATGCTGGCAATGAAGGTGTAGGTACCGTAGTCAAAAGCGGGCACTTCGCCATAGATGGCCTGGGCTTCCTCCGTGATGGTTTGTACTTTACGGGCAAAGGCCGTTGCGGCTGAATCACTGGCTTTGGCTTCCATGGCCAACCTGAAGGTGTAGGTTTTGCCATTGGCATTTTTGAGGGTCCACTCTTTCCAGATGAGGTCGCCAATTTTGGTGGGACTGTCCATGAAGTATTGCAATCCCGGTGCAGTGAAGAGGGTAGGGCTGCCATTCACCGGTTTTAACTGGGTGGCAATGGTCCATTTTTTCCCTTCGGGGATATCGAATTTGATGTCTATAGGTGCTTTTTCCATGCCTTTTACCCACATAAAGGCTGCGGGCATGTTGAAGTGGATGCTGGTTTCATCAATGCCGGCATAGGTGCCATCGGGATGGTTGGCGTATAAGGTGTATTCTACCCGTACATAGCCGTCCTGCCTGGGCACTTCGTAGACATCGCCATCAATACGGTTGATGGTGATGGGTTTTCCTGTTCTGTCAAAGGCTTTGACGTCATATACGTTTTTACCAAATTCGTGGGTGGCATAGCGGCCCGGTGAAGAGCGGCTCATGCGGAAGATGGCTGTTCTGCTGGTAATGTCTGAAGCAATGACCCTGATCTTAGCTTCATGGTGAACGATGTTGGGAAAGGATACGATGTAGCTCACTTTTTGAGCAACCACAGCGGACAAGGACGATAAGCAAAGCGAAAACAAAAGAAGTTTCTTCATTTTGAAGTTTTATGAATGGACAAGATAGAGAAATATTTTGGCAGGCCGTCTTCGGGTAAGCCCTGCCGGATTTTTGTAATTTAGGGGTCAAATTAAGCTGATATGACGGAAAGGGAACATCGTTTTATGCAGGCGGCTATTGAACTGGCGCGTAAGGGTATGGATACTGGCGAAGGGGGGCCTTTCGGTTGTGTGATCGTGCGGGGAGATGAGATCGTGGGGCAGGGCTGCAATGCTGTTACTTCCAATAATGACCCTACTGCCCATGCAGAGGTAGTGGCTATCCGTAATGCGTGTAATCACCTGCAGACGTATCAGCTTACGGGTTGTGAGTTGTATACGTCCTGTGAGCCATGTCCCATGTGTATGGGGGCTATTTACTGGGCGCGTCCGGACCGGGTATTTTTTGGCGGAACGCGTTTTGATGCGGCGTTTGCAGGGTTTGATGATTCTTTTATTTATGAGGAGCTGAATGTGCCCCTGCCCAACAGGCGGATACCTATCGAGAATATCGGCCGGGAGGAAGCGATCAAGGTTTTTGAAGAGTGGATGAAGAAGCCGAATAAGATCAGCTATTAGTTCTGTAGTTTTTTGATAACGATGTAGGCAATGACGATGAGCAGCAGGATGAGGAAGATAGCGAGGTAGGTCCAGGGCTGGTCCTGGATCTTGCGGCGCTCGCGGCGTTGTTTTTTATGCTGGATGTATTGATTAAGTTCCTTGTTCAGTTGATCTACATATATATTGAGGTCTTTTTTGGCAGTAAAGTCCTGCAGGCCTTCCATGGCCTCATTGGCGAAGTCATTATCCACCATCCAACGTTCTACCTCATGTTTTTCCTGCTCAGACAGTTTGCCGGCCAGGTAGTCCATGAGCTTCTGGTTGTCAATGTCCTTGTTACTGTTTGATAATATGTTTAACAAGTCGCGGTTCATGGTGTCTATGCGGTGTAGTGCATTGTTTGATCAACGATTCATTTTTTTATCCAATAGTATTTTCAGGTTCCTTTTACCGTTCTGGATGTAGCTTTTTACCTGCATCATGGAAAAGCCGGTTTGATCGGCTATTTCCTGATAGGAGCGCTTTTCCAGGTAAAACAAAGTTACGCACTGTTTCTGCTCATTGTTAAGTTCCTGTAAGCTTTCCTCCATTAATTCCAGTTGCCGGTCTTTTTCCATGTGTGCGCGTACGCCATCGTCTTCTCCCGGCGTAACTGCCATTTGTTCTTTGATCTCCGTTTGCCGGCCAGGTTTATCGCGGAGCTTCATGAGGCAATGATTTTTTGCCACCATGTACAGCCAGGATTTGAAGTAATCCACCCGGTATTTATGCAGTTCGGTGATGGCTTTGAGGAAGATCTGCTGCACACTGTCTTTGGCCTCTTCTTCGTTTTTCAGGTATTTCATGCACACACCCAATAACAGGAGGGTGTACCGCTGTAGTAAGATGCCCAACCAATGGTTGTTATGGTCGGCATAAAAGCGTTCCAACAGTTGCTGGTCGGTTATATGTGCATACTGGTCATGTTTCACCGGGCGAAAATTAACTATTTTCTTTTAGTAAGATGCAAGCCGGAATGTTTTTCATAAATGTTTAGCTGGTAATATTAGCTGTTAGCTTTTAGCCTTTAGCTGTTAGTCGCCTGCTTCGACAGCCCTTGGACAAACTCAGGGTGACATCTGCTTCCAGTTTTTTTGTTTCTTTGTTTAAAATATAACGTTCATTATGGCTTTTGTTGTATGTGTTGTACCAGTAAGTCCTATGCGGGCTGAATCGAGTCATAAAAGTGAAATGACGAGCCAGTTGTTGTTGGGAGAGGCAGGTGAGCTGCTGGAAGAGACAGCAGATTTCGTGAAGCTGCGTTGCCTCCATGATGGTTATGAAGGCTGGTGCCAGCGCAGCCAGGTGGCTAT of the Paraflavitalea devenefica genome contains:
- a CDS encoding M61 family metallopeptidase, yielding MKKLLLFSLCLSSLSAVVAQKVSYIVSFPNIVHHEAKIRVIASDITSRTAIFRMSRSSPGRYATHEFGKNVYDVKAFDRTGKPITINRIDGDVYEVPRQDGYVRVEYTLYANHPDGTYAGIDETSIHFNMPAAFMWVKGMEKAPIDIKFDIPEGKKWTIATQLKPVNGSPTLFTAPGLQYFMDSPTKIGDLIWKEWTLKNANGKTYTFRLAMEAKASDSAATAFARKVQTITEEAQAIYGEVPAFDYGTYTFIASINPWVKGDGMEHRNSTMISIPAGFDGNNYLLDVFSHEFFHCWNVERIRPKTLEPFNFEKSNMSNELWCAEGFTQYYGDLLITRSGFQTVDEFLPSLAGLINTKENTAGAKRFSPAEMSRHAVFVDAGVAIDKSNYGNMYTSYYPYGGAIALALELELRTRFNNLTLDSYMTALWKKFGKTEDAYTISGLENVLADLTGDKKFAEDFFARYITGHESFNYKPLLEKAGLVLKKPNEGKAWIGNVQYKEGASLSIASNTIIGTPLYNAGLDIDDQLLSLDGKPVKKQSDVESILKEHKPGDAIKIEYQHRGEDKTATLTLAGSPYYSLTTLEKEGQTPTAEQLQFRKNWFGNKAKQQGF
- the queD gene encoding 6-carboxytetrahydropterin synthase QueD, yielding MLIYKEFTFDSAHYLPNVPDGHKCKEMHGHTYRLRIWIKGQPDKHLGWVMDFAVLKGIVKPVVAELDHKCMNNVAGLENPTCELIAVWIWNRLKPFLPEMDHLELHETPTSGVIYNGE
- a CDS encoding DoxX family protein, encoding MGTLQQIHNWSLVHHPRWLVVIRVALGLCLIYKGISFMFNSVHTHQLLYNTIFSSSADAIIIIITWAHLLGGVLIIIGLLTRWAVLLQIPILVAAIIILANEYGIFASGAELPFTTIIFLLLVFFLVEGGGPLSLDNYFRLNPK
- a CDS encoding RNA polymerase sigma factor is translated as MKHDQYAHITDQQLLERFYADHNNHWLGILLQRYTLLLLGVCMKYLKNEEEAKDSVQQIFLKAITELHKYRVDYFKSWLYMVAKNHCLMKLRDKPGRQTEIKEQMAVTPGEDDGVRAHMEKDRQLELMEESLQELNNEQKQCVTLFYLEKRSYQEIADQTGFSMMQVKSYIQNGKRNLKILLDKKMNR
- a CDS encoding nucleoside deaminase — translated: MTEREHRFMQAAIELARKGMDTGEGGPFGCVIVRGDEIVGQGCNAVTSNNDPTAHAEVVAIRNACNHLQTYQLTGCELYTSCEPCPMCMGAIYWARPDRVFFGGTRFDAAFAGFDDSFIYEELNVPLPNRRIPIENIGREEAIKVFEEWMKKPNKISY
- a CDS encoding DUF4382 domain-containing protein, with amino-acid sequence MTTKRKLLSLCSMVVTITIVFFACSKDDSLHDEPVPAGKQQVKLYLTDDPALFDKVLIDIRSVQVLIDTCDKSNDDNDDRGHHDDDNDDHCVNWDSLDIVPGVYDLLSLRNGVDTLLASGIIPEGKIKKIKIELGTNNSLVKDSVTYPLNLFPGTQATIVLKLKGGEWDEFLPGRSQLWLDFDVSRSIIAVRGKFLLWPVIKVFTVKTTGSLEGKVLPKDAYPVISVYNATDTGYAIPWHNGEFKVRGLKEGTYDVFVNASNGYQDTTITGVEIIRNKETDLPAITLHK